Genomic window (Caldinitratiruptor microaerophilus):
TTCTGTGATGGCGATTGCCGCAGAGGTGCTACGAGACTACATGCGCCGTAAGAGCGAGACGTGGGAAGATGCGATACGGCGCAAGGCACAGCGTTCGAACATCGTGAGGAGGGATTAAGCGATGACCCAGGAGATTCTGGCCGAGCTCGCTGCCCTGGAGGAAGCCTACCAGCAGGCACCCGAACGTGACTACGAGGACCTTCCTGACGGAGATTATACTGCCTACGTGTACGACGGCACGGTCGAGAAGAGCAAGGGGAGCGGTCGGCTCCAGTGGAAGCTGACCCTGCGGATCACCGGGCCGAAGTACCGGGGAAGGTACGCGTGGTACTACCGGGGCCTGAAGGAGCAGGAGGACCTGAGTCGG
Coding sequences:
- a CDS encoding DUF669 domain-containing protein is translated as MTQEILAELAALEEAYQQAPERDYEDLPDGDYTAYVYDGTVEKSKGSGRLQWKLTLRITGPKYRGRYAWYYRGLKEQEDLSRLKGDLNRLKLKLESITDLPELTKTKVRGMHISFRLKTGSDGFQRMYLGGPAPVPKGGEELEPSPF